A region from the Halomarina litorea genome encodes:
- a CDS encoding glycoside hydrolase family 26 protein encodes MVTWQPHPTSPPQSTEASFLAAIAAGEYDALLSRWAERLARWVAEGNGSRRFYFRPFPEMNGNWAPYSVDGTTGTSSEFVAAWRHVYSYVMNNSPLTAADVQWVWNPIARDFGPTPAEAYFPGADVIDWVGIDGYNWGDVGAHGWRPPTDVFRPMVERCRALTDVPLCIPEFGSSSQIAGRFDPARKTGWLHSAFDLFADLNVQFACYFDIDKETDWAVFDTPTAPTVINERGTRVYPAYKVELTTARVGGQPTEHTEAVFRGMITP; translated from the coding sequence ATGGTAACCTGGCAGCCCCACCCGACATCTCCACCCCAATCGACCGAAGCGTCGTTTCTCGCAGCGATTGCTGCAGGCGAGTACGACGCACTGCTGTCGAGATGGGCTGAACGCCTCGCTCGGTGGGTAGCGGAGGGTAATGGTAGCCGCCGATTCTACTTTCGCCCGTTCCCTGAGATGAACGGGAACTGGGCACCGTACTCTGTCGATGGAACGACTGGCACGAGCAGTGAATTCGTCGCTGCCTGGCGGCACGTCTATTCATACGTGATGAACAACAGTCCGCTCACAGCAGCCGATGTTCAATGGGTCTGGAACCCGATAGCGCGCGATTTCGGACCGACACCTGCAGAGGCGTACTTCCCCGGTGCTGATGTTATCGACTGGGTTGGTATCGACGGGTACAACTGGGGCGACGTCGGTGCCCACGGCTGGCGGCCACCCACTGATGTGTTCCGACCGATGGTCGAGCGCTGCCGTGCCCTCACTGACGTACCGCTGTGCATCCCCGAATTCGGTTCGTCTTCACAGATTGCTGGTCGGTTCGACCCGGCACGAAAGACTGGCTGGCTCCACAGCGCGTTCGACCTCTTCGCCGACCTCAACGTCCAGTTCGCGTGTTACTTCGACATCGACAAGGAAACCGACTGGGCCGTCTTCGACACACCGACAGCCCCAACCGTCATCAACGAACGGGGAACCCGCGTCTACCCAGCCTACAAAGTGGAACTTACGACTGCTCGTGTTGGTGGGCAGCCGACAGAGCACACCGAGGCCGTTTTCAGAGGCATGATAACACCATAG
- a CDS encoding helix-turn-helix transcriptional regulator, whose amino-acid sequence MSATAEADLSEDELAGLELVRESGGIHQSEFWKALDVSSRKGSRIVESLVEKGMVQREDTVYNGHNTYFITPAAKDLDFSLLMAGDMLSPFVADDELGVQSDAFSQWIMRLAYQ is encoded by the coding sequence ATGAGCGCTACCGCGGAGGCCGACCTCTCCGAGGACGAGTTGGCGGGCCTCGAACTCGTCCGGGAGAGCGGCGGCATCCACCAGAGCGAGTTCTGGAAGGCCCTCGACGTCTCCTCGCGCAAGGGCAGTCGCATCGTCGAATCGCTCGTCGAGAAGGGCATGGTCCAGCGCGAGGACACCGTCTACAACGGCCACAACACCTACTTCATCACCCCGGCCGCGAAGGACCTCGACTTCTCACTGTTGATGGCCGGCGACATGCTCTCGCCGTTCGTCGCGGACGACGAACTCGGTGTCCAGAGCGACGCCTTCTCGCAGTGGATCATGCGGCTGGCCTACCAATAG
- a CDS encoding NRDE family protein: MCTLTVAWQTFPSHPVVVAANRDERYDRPSTPPHAFDVEGRRVVAPTDDEAGGTWMGYNDAGLFVALTNRWVQVPEGERSRGLLVRDVLGCESAEDAARLVERELDATRYEGFYLLLADANACILVSNDGGTHVTHLDPGVHVVMNVGYDTAYFVPEFRPEPAERQAENGRRLYDALQPDPGESAVEWRDRAGSALGDHRYGVCIHNEGESGETAGFGTVSSSLVTIDDDGRGEFHFADGPPCETAFERVGAEARTDSQT; encoded by the coding sequence GTGTGTACCCTCACCGTTGCCTGGCAGACGTTCCCCTCGCACCCCGTCGTCGTCGCGGCGAACCGCGACGAACGCTACGACCGCCCCTCCACACCGCCACATGCCTTCGACGTCGAGGGACGGCGGGTCGTCGCGCCGACCGACGACGAGGCCGGCGGGACGTGGATGGGGTACAACGACGCGGGCCTGTTCGTCGCGCTGACGAACCGCTGGGTACAGGTTCCCGAGGGCGAACGCTCGCGGGGATTGCTCGTCCGGGACGTTCTGGGGTGTGAGAGCGCCGAGGACGCCGCCCGACTGGTCGAACGCGAACTCGACGCGACGCGCTACGAGGGGTTCTACCTCCTGCTGGCGGACGCGAACGCCTGCATCCTCGTCTCGAACGACGGCGGCACGCACGTCACCCACCTCGACCCCGGCGTCCACGTCGTGATGAACGTCGGCTACGACACCGCGTACTTCGTCCCCGAGTTCCGCCCCGAACCGGCGGAGCGACAGGCCGAGAACGGCCGCCGACTGTACGACGCGCTCCAGCCGGACCCCGGCGAGTCGGCAGTCGAGTGGCGCGACCGGGCCGGGTCGGCGCTCGGCGACCACCGCTACGGCGTCTGCATCCACAACGAGGGCGAGTCCGGTGAGACGGCCGGCTTCGGCACCGTCTCTTCCTCGCTCGTGACCATCGACGACGACGGGCGGGGGGAGTTCCACTTCGCGGACGGCCCGCCGTGCGAGACGGCCTTCGAGCGGGTGGGCGCGGAGGCCCGAACGGACAGTCAGACTTAA
- a CDS encoding class I adenylate-forming enzyme family protein, which translates to MRDWLSQRRRTSPEATALVDATSGATLSYDDLDASVELLAGRLAAEGVCVDQHVGMLVGTRPATVEAVHATMRVGARLVPLSTRLTTAELETQVDRADLDLLLCESATEERALAAAGDVPVRSVDGDGAATSIDATTPRPFDLPEWALSDPLVMLATSGTTGTPKLVVLTVGNVLASATASAFHLGVLPDDRWASPLSTSSMGGLAPVYRAVLYGSNVLLCSTDPDELLAALTEYEATGVSLVPTLLSRLLDAGALPDSLRFVLLGGAPASDELVERCGERGVPVCPTYGMTETASQIATVRPGEATAHVGSVGRPLMFTEVTVVDDHGDPLPAGKPGELVVSGPTVTPGYYEDPAATARAFGPYGFYTGDVGYFDGDGRLWVRSRKDERIITGGQNVDPSEVASVIRELDGVADAVVLGLPDEEWGECVAALVEPVAGADPDSDAVEAHCRERLAGYKLPRVVAFGTIPRTESGTADREAVRTRLRPVREAEDSETPDEPGV; encoded by the coding sequence GTGCGTGACTGGCTGAGCCAGCGGCGACGGACATCGCCCGAGGCGACGGCGCTCGTCGACGCCACGAGCGGTGCGACCCTCTCGTACGACGACCTCGACGCGTCGGTCGAGTTGCTGGCCGGTCGACTCGCCGCCGAGGGCGTCTGCGTGGACCAGCACGTCGGGATGCTCGTCGGCACCCGTCCCGCCACCGTCGAAGCCGTCCACGCGACGATGCGCGTCGGCGCGCGACTCGTCCCGCTCTCGACGCGCCTCACGACGGCGGAACTGGAGACGCAGGTCGACCGGGCGGACCTCGACCTCCTGCTCTGCGAGTCGGCGACCGAGGAGCGAGCGCTGGCGGCCGCCGGGGACGTCCCCGTCCGGTCGGTGGACGGCGACGGCGCGGCGACGAGCATCGACGCGACCACGCCCCGGCCGTTCGACCTGCCCGAGTGGGCGCTGAGCGACCCACTCGTCATGCTCGCGACGTCGGGGACGACGGGCACGCCGAAACTCGTCGTCCTCACGGTGGGGAACGTCCTCGCCAGCGCGACGGCCAGCGCGTTCCACCTCGGCGTCCTCCCGGACGACCGGTGGGCGTCCCCGCTCTCGACGAGTTCGATGGGCGGGCTTGCGCCCGTCTACCGCGCCGTGCTCTACGGGTCGAACGTTCTGCTCTGCTCGACCGACCCGGACGAACTGCTGGCGGCGCTCACCGAGTACGAGGCGACGGGCGTCTCGCTCGTCCCGACGCTCCTCTCGCGCCTACTGGACGCCGGGGCCCTGCCGGACTCGCTCCGATTCGTCCTGCTGGGTGGCGCGCCCGCCTCCGACGAACTCGTCGAGCGCTGTGGCGAGCGGGGCGTCCCGGTCTGTCCCACCTACGGGATGACGGAGACGGCCTCGCAGATAGCGACCGTCAGGCCGGGCGAGGCAACCGCCCACGTCGGGAGCGTCGGCCGTCCGCTCATGTTCACCGAGGTGACCGTCGTCGACGACCACGGCGACCCCCTCCCCGCCGGCAAGCCGGGCGAACTCGTCGTCTCGGGACCGACCGTGACACCGGGCTACTACGAGGACCCGGCGGCGACGGCCCGGGCGTTCGGCCCCTACGGATTCTACACGGGCGACGTGGGCTACTTCGACGGCGACGGTCGCCTCTGGGTCCGCTCGCGCAAGGACGAGCGCATCATCACCGGCGGGCAGAACGTCGACCCGAGCGAAGTGGCGAGCGTCATCCGAGAACTCGACGGAGTGGCCGACGCCGTCGTCCTCGGCCTCCCCGACGAGGAGTGGGGTGAGTGCGTCGCCGCACTCGTCGAACCCGTGGCCGGTGCCGACCCCGATTCGGACGCCGTCGAGGCACACTGCCGCGAGCGTCTGGCGGGCTACAAACTCCCGCGCGTCGTCGCGTTCGGCACCATCCCCCGGACGGAGTCGGGGACCGCCGACCGCGAGGCCGTCCGGACGCGACTCCGTCCGGTCCGGGAGGCCGAGGACTCGGAGACGCCCGACGAACCGGGCGTGTAA
- a CDS encoding mandelate racemase/muconate lactonizing enzyme family protein produces the protein MTAECDRVDLEPFSLRLARPLDTARGTIDHREGFLVRVACDGESGVGEATPLPGWTESLDDCEAALERATERAGSDGYEAALDALDARETPAARHGLSLALADARARATDEPLYRYLGGEAEVDAVPVNATVGDGDVETSVADAESAVDEGFDCLKVKVGARSLTADFDRVEAVREACPDATLRADANGSWDRETARRAMGQFGGHGVEYVEQPLPTGDLTGHADLRGGPVGVALDESLGEHGVDAVLAAGAADVLVLKPMALGGPDRARDAALRAREAGLEAVVTTTIDAVYARTAAVHVAASLAPLPACGLATADFLAEDLASDPAPVVHGAVTVPEGKGNVPAGGGSSSA, from the coding sequence ATGACTGCCGAGTGCGACCGCGTCGACCTCGAACCCTTCTCGCTCCGCCTCGCCCGACCCCTCGACACCGCGAGGGGGACCATCGATCACCGTGAGGGGTTCCTCGTCCGCGTCGCGTGCGACGGCGAGTCGGGCGTCGGGGAGGCCACTCCTCTGCCGGGGTGGACCGAGTCGCTCGACGACTGCGAGGCGGCCCTCGAACGGGCGACAGAGCGTGCCGGGAGCGACGGGTACGAGGCGGCCCTCGACGCCCTCGACGCCCGCGAGACGCCCGCCGCGCGACACGGACTCTCGCTCGCTCTCGCGGACGCACGGGCGCGAGCGACCGACGAACCACTTTACAGGTATCTCGGTGGCGAGGCCGAAGTCGACGCCGTCCCGGTCAACGCGACGGTGGGCGACGGCGACGTCGAGACGAGCGTCGCGGACGCCGAGTCGGCCGTCGACGAGGGGTTCGACTGCCTGAAGGTGAAAGTCGGCGCACGCTCGCTGACCGCCGACTTCGACCGCGTCGAGGCAGTCCGCGAGGCCTGTCCCGACGCGACCCTCCGCGCCGACGCCAACGGGTCGTGGGACCGCGAGACGGCCCGGCGAGCGATGGGGCAGTTCGGCGGCCACGGCGTCGAGTACGTCGAGCAACCGCTCCCCACAGGGGACCTGACGGGCCACGCCGACCTTCGGGGCGGTCCGGTCGGCGTCGCCCTCGACGAGTCGCTCGGCGAGCACGGCGTCGACGCGGTGCTGGCGGCGGGGGCGGCGGACGTCCTCGTCCTGAAACCGATGGCGCTCGGGGGACCGGACCGAGCGCGGGACGCGGCGCTCCGCGCGCGCGAAGCAGGTCTGGAGGCAGTCGTCACGACGACCATCGACGCCGTGTACGCGCGGACCGCCGCGGTCCACGTCGCCGCCAGCCTCGCCCCCCTCCCGGCGTGCGGGCTGGCGACCGCCGACTTCCTCGCCGAGGACCTCGCGTCGGACCCCGCACCGGTCGTCCACGGTGCGGTGACCGTCCCGGAAGGAAAGGGAAATGTACCCGCAGGGGGTGGTTCGAGCAGTGCGTGA
- a CDS encoding 1,4-dihydroxy-2-naphthoate polyprenyltransferase: MAETETSKAKAWVMAARPQTLPAGASPVLVGTALAFHAGVFRALPALAALVGALLLQVGTNFANDYYDAVRGADTEEREGFTRVTAGGLIDPPEVKRAMYLTFATAILLGTYLVYVGGLPIVVVGLTSVAAGILYTGGPYPYGYRGLGDLFVFVYFGLVAVTGTYYVQAAAALAEPFPLWLPSETLPLAAVVASLPAAGLSTCILVVNNIRDRETDMKADKRTLAVALGYRASRVEFLLMLGMAYVVPVVFALTGYSPLTLLPLLTLPLAASLAGTVLTETSGAALNPALETTGKLLAAHSVLFAAGFVVPAML, translated from the coding sequence ATGGCCGAGACGGAGACATCGAAGGCGAAGGCGTGGGTGATGGCCGCGCGCCCGCAGACGCTCCCGGCGGGTGCGTCGCCGGTCCTCGTCGGGACTGCCCTCGCGTTCCACGCGGGGGTGTTCCGAGCGCTCCCCGCCCTCGCGGCACTCGTCGGCGCGCTCCTCCTCCAGGTTGGGACGAACTTCGCCAACGACTACTACGACGCCGTCCGCGGCGCTGACACCGAGGAGCGCGAGGGGTTCACTCGCGTCACCGCGGGCGGCCTCATCGACCCGCCCGAGGTCAAGCGGGCGATGTACCTCACGTTCGCCACCGCCATCCTCCTCGGCACCTATCTGGTGTACGTCGGCGGCCTGCCCATCGTCGTCGTCGGCCTCACCTCGGTCGCGGCGGGCATCCTCTACACCGGCGGCCCGTACCCCTACGGCTACCGCGGACTGGGTGACCTCTTCGTGTTCGTCTACTTCGGCCTCGTCGCCGTCACGGGGACGTACTACGTGCAGGCAGCGGCGGCGCTCGCCGAACCGTTCCCGTTGTGGCTCCCGTCGGAGACACTCCCCCTCGCCGCAGTCGTGGCCAGTCTCCCCGCCGCGGGCCTCTCGACGTGCATCCTCGTCGTGAACAACATCCGCGACCGGGAGACGGACATGAAGGCCGACAAGCGGACGTTGGCGGTCGCACTCGGCTACCGCGCGAGTCGCGTCGAGTTCCTCCTGATGCTCGGGATGGCCTACGTCGTCCCCGTCGTGTTCGCGCTGACGGGCTACTCGCCGCTGACCCTCCTGCCACTGCTCACCCTGCCGCTCGCCGCCTCACTGGCGGGGACCGTCCTCACCGAGACGAGTGGAGCGGCGCTCAACCCCGCACTGGAGACGACCGGAAAACTGCTGGCGGCCCACTCGGTGCTGTTCGCCGCCGGGTTCGTCGTGCCCGCAATGCTATGA
- a CDS encoding 1,4-dihydroxy-2-naphthoyl-CoA synthase, whose protein sequence is MVSELFDAERWDPVEGFDFRDVTYHRAREQGTVRIAFDRPEVRNAFRPNTVDELYRALEHAKRQTDVGCVLLTGNGPSPKDGGWAFSSGGDQAIRGADGYQYEGDEADASETGRLHILEVQRAIRFIPKPVVAVVPGWAVGGGHSLHVVCDMTLASEEHAKFLQTDPDVASFDAGFGSAYLAKQVGQKKAREVFFLGKTYSAEEAEEMGMVNEAVPHEELEETALEWGEAINAKSPTAMRMLKYAFNMTDDGMVGQQVFAGEATRLGYMTDEAAEGRDAFVEGRRPDFSDVPWHY, encoded by the coding sequence ATGGTTTCCGAGCTGTTCGACGCAGAGAGGTGGGACCCCGTCGAGGGGTTCGACTTCCGGGACGTCACCTATCACCGCGCCCGCGAGCAAGGGACCGTCCGCATCGCCTTCGACCGCCCCGAGGTCAGGAACGCCTTCCGCCCGAACACGGTCGACGAACTCTACCGGGCGCTCGAACACGCCAAGCGACAGACGGACGTCGGCTGTGTCCTCCTAACGGGCAACGGTCCCTCCCCGAAGGACGGCGGATGGGCGTTCTCCTCCGGCGGCGACCAGGCCATCCGAGGTGCGGACGGCTACCAGTACGAGGGTGACGAAGCGGACGCGAGTGAGACCGGACGACTGCACATCCTCGAAGTCCAGCGGGCCATCCGGTTCATCCCCAAACCGGTCGTCGCCGTCGTCCCCGGGTGGGCCGTCGGCGGCGGCCACTCCCTGCACGTCGTCTGTGACATGACGCTCGCCTCGGAGGAGCACGCGAAGTTCCTCCAGACGGACCCCGACGTAGCCTCCTTCGACGCCGGGTTCGGGTCGGCGTACCTCGCCAAGCAGGTGGGTCAAAAGAAGGCCCGCGAGGTGTTCTTCCTCGGGAAGACCTACTCCGCGGAGGAGGCCGAGGAGATGGGGATGGTCAACGAGGCCGTGCCCCACGAGGAACTGGAGGAGACGGCGCTGGAGTGGGGTGAGGCCATCAACGCCAAGTCGCCCACCGCGATGCGGATGCTGAAGTACGCCTTCAACATGACCGACGACGGCATGGTCGGCCAGCAGGTGTTCGCGGGCGAGGCGACGAGGCTCGGATACATGACCGACGAGGCGGCAGAGGGACGGGACGCGTTCGTGGAGGGGCGGCGGCCGGACTTCTCGGACGTCCCGTGGCATTATTGA
- a CDS encoding glycine betaine ABC transporter substrate-binding protein has product MATLATGATAGCVSLGATGGVKVSSMRFTEDIVLGYMALESLRANTDLTVLDETGLGGSAMNFRAVDNGEVDLFWFYTGGAWATIPPKKERVISDAERLYEAVREKFREHYGLAYLNRAPFNNTYAIIADPAWVEETGVETLSGFAEYVDSGNTDLTGVMGPEFQQRADGWPGLAKTYGFDDIRSELDIRNVGPSLTYQIVGEGEAQFGMGFSTNPKIAKYDLVTLEDDEGFFPIYNPAPTVSTAIEEYPSMRDPLNAIGPTLNTEKIMRLNHRVSLQGEDAQTVARDYLQSEGLV; this is encoded by the coding sequence GTGGCGACACTCGCGACCGGTGCGACCGCCGGATGCGTGAGTCTCGGGGCCACCGGCGGCGTGAAGGTCAGTTCGATGCGCTTCACCGAGGACATCGTCCTCGGCTACATGGCGCTGGAGTCGCTCCGCGCGAACACCGACCTCACGGTCCTGGACGAGACGGGTCTCGGCGGGAGCGCGATGAACTTCCGCGCCGTCGACAACGGCGAGGTAGACCTGTTTTGGTTCTACACCGGCGGCGCGTGGGCGACCATCCCGCCGAAGAAAGAACGGGTCATCTCTGACGCCGAGCGACTGTACGAGGCGGTCCGCGAGAAGTTCCGCGAGCACTACGGTCTCGCCTACCTGAATCGCGCGCCGTTCAACAACACCTACGCCATCATCGCCGACCCGGCGTGGGTCGAGGAGACGGGCGTGGAGACGCTGAGCGGGTTCGCCGAGTACGTCGACAGCGGCAACACGGACCTGACGGGCGTGATGGGGCCGGAGTTCCAGCAACGCGCCGACGGGTGGCCGGGGCTAGCCAAGACCTACGGTTTCGACGACATCCGGAGCGAACTCGACATCCGCAACGTCGGGCCGTCGCTCACCTACCAAATCGTCGGCGAGGGCGAGGCACAGTTCGGGATGGGCTTCAGCACGAACCCGAAGATAGCGAAGTACGACCTCGTCACGCTGGAGGACGACGAGGGCTTCTTCCCCATCTACAACCCGGCCCCGACGGTCAGCACCGCAATCGAGGAGTACCCCTCGATGCGCGACCCGCTGAACGCCATCGGGCCGACGCTGAACACGGAGAAGATCATGCGCCTCAACCACCGGGTGTCGCTACAGGGCGAGGACGCACAGACCGTGGCCCGCGACTACCTGCAGTCGGAGGGGTTGGTGTGA
- a CDS encoding ABC transporter permease — protein MLAEHVLLIVQTLVVALPLAVGLGVLSTYDERLATVVLWGAGVLMTIPAIALFGVLIPVLGIGNPPVIVALVAYAQLPVVRNTYVGLTSADGAAIDAGTGLGMTRWQRLRRVRLPVALPVVMAGIRNAVVILVGLAAIGAFIGGGGLGDFIFYGIADGDTAMIVVTTIILSVLALAFDYLLAVVEEGLRLRNGEAVDPTLATRTLRGLHAKLP, from the coding sequence ATGCTCGCCGAGCACGTCCTGCTGATCGTCCAGACGCTGGTCGTCGCCCTCCCGCTGGCCGTGGGACTGGGCGTCCTCAGCACCTACGACGAGCGACTGGCGACGGTCGTCCTCTGGGGAGCGGGCGTCCTGATGACGATACCCGCCATCGCCCTCTTCGGCGTGCTCATCCCCGTCCTCGGCATCGGGAACCCGCCGGTCATCGTCGCCCTCGTGGCCTACGCCCAGTTGCCAGTCGTCCGGAACACGTACGTGGGTCTCACGTCGGCCGACGGTGCCGCCATCGACGCCGGGACGGGTCTCGGGATGACCCGCTGGCAGCGACTCCGCCGGGTCCGCCTGCCCGTTGCGCTCCCCGTCGTGATGGCAGGCATCCGCAACGCCGTCGTCATCCTCGTCGGCCTCGCCGCCATCGGGGCGTTCATCGGTGGGGGCGGCCTCGGGGACTTCATCTTCTACGGCATCGCCGACGGCGACACCGCGATGATCGTCGTCACGACGATAATCCTCTCCGTGCTGGCACTGGCCTTCGACTACCTGCTCGCCGTCGTCGAGGAGGGGTTGCGTCTCCGCAACGGGGAGGCCGTCGACCCGACCCTCGCGACGCGAACGCTCCGCGGACTCCACGCTAAACTCCCATGA
- a CDS encoding ABC transporter ATP-binding protein, with translation MIRFDDVHKRYSDGTHAVKGLDFTVEEGTTTVLVGPSGCGKTTTMRLVNRLEEPTEGTVHYDGTDVRDLDATTLRRDIGYVIQDIGLFDHMTVAENVATVPDLKGWDRERIDDRVDELLELVDLPPGKYRDSHPTELSGGQRQRVGVARALAADPDVLLMDEPFGALDPITREELQDEFLAIQRDIETTILFVTHSIDEALKMGDRIAVMNGGELVQYDTPRALLDDPATKFVEDFVGPDRTLKRLRVLRVGEVMTEQVPDEHEDVVEAFRADRGVVADGGEVIPVTPDDSAQVALSRCIQANVDALPVVEEASVVGVVTESAIREWQRGGV, from the coding sequence ATGATTCGATTCGACGACGTCCACAAACGGTACAGCGACGGCACGCACGCGGTGAAGGGCCTCGACTTCACGGTCGAGGAGGGGACGACGACGGTGCTGGTCGGCCCCTCCGGGTGCGGCAAGACGACGACGATGCGACTCGTCAACCGCCTCGAGGAACCCACCGAGGGGACCGTCCACTACGACGGCACGGACGTGCGTGACCTCGACGCGACGACGCTCCGCCGGGACATCGGGTACGTCATCCAGGACATCGGCCTGTTCGACCACATGACCGTCGCGGAGAACGTCGCCACCGTCCCGGACCTGAAGGGCTGGGACCGCGAGCGCATCGACGACAGGGTGGACGAACTGCTCGAACTGGTCGACCTGCCCCCCGGAAAGTACCGCGACAGCCACCCGACGGAACTCTCCGGCGGGCAACGCCAGCGAGTCGGCGTGGCCCGCGCACTCGCGGCCGACCCGGACGTCCTCCTGATGGACGAACCGTTCGGCGCGCTCGACCCCATCACGCGCGAGGAACTGCAAGACGAGTTCCTCGCCATCCAGCGTGACATCGAGACGACCATCCTCTTCGTCACCCACAGCATCGACGAGGCGCTGAAGATGGGCGACCGCATCGCCGTGATGAACGGCGGCGAACTCGTCCAGTACGACACCCCGCGCGCCCTGCTGGACGACCCCGCGACGAAGTTCGTCGAGGACTTCGTCGGTCCCGACCGGACGCTCAAACGCCTGCGCGTCCTCCGCGTCGGCGAGGTGATGACCGAGCAGGTGCCCGACGAACACGAGGACGTCGTCGAGGCGTTCCGTGCCGACCGAGGGGTCGTCGCCGACGGGGGCGAGGTGATTCCGGTCACGCCCGACGACAGCGCACAGGTCGCCCTCTCTCGGTGCATCCAGGCGAACGTCGACGCCCTGCCCGTCGTCGAGGAGGCGTCGGTGGTCGGCGTCGTCACCGAGTCCGCCATCCGGGAGTGGCAGCGGGGCGGTGTCTGA
- a CDS encoding ABC transporter permease — protein MGLADLLAATWAFLVSHPDRFVELLREHLLLVFVSETVAVAVAVPLGVAAMWDERVSRVVSNLGNVAQTIPTLAVIALVFPLLGLGFLPSLVGLTVYALLPVLTNTVAGLESVDEETVDAARGMGMTRWEVLRDVRFPLALPVVFAGIRTSVVLTVGTAYLAFFIGGGGLGVWVIGGIKLFNTAQLLAGAIPGALLAVALDTGLALVERHLGGTGSADGVPAAG, from the coding sequence ATGGGACTGGCCGACCTGCTCGCGGCGACGTGGGCCTTTCTCGTCTCCCACCCCGACCGGTTCGTCGAACTGCTCCGCGAACACCTGCTGCTGGTGTTCGTCTCGGAGACGGTGGCCGTCGCCGTCGCCGTCCCCCTCGGCGTCGCCGCGATGTGGGACGAGCGCGTCTCCCGCGTCGTCTCGAACCTCGGGAACGTCGCCCAGACGATTCCGACGCTGGCGGTCATCGCGCTCGTCTTCCCGCTGCTGGGTCTCGGCTTCCTGCCGTCGCTCGTCGGGCTGACGGTGTACGCCCTGCTGCCCGTGCTGACGAACACCGTCGCCGGTCTGGAGAGCGTCGACGAGGAGACGGTCGACGCCGCCCGCGGGATGGGGATGACCCGGTGGGAGGTGCTCCGCGACGTCCGCTTTCCCCTCGCCCTGCCCGTCGTGTTCGCCGGCATCCGGACCAGCGTCGTCCTGACCGTCGGGACGGCCTACCTCGCCTTCTTCATCGGCGGGGGCGGCCTCGGCGTCTGGGTCATCGGCGGCATCAAACTGTTCAACACCGCTCAACTGCTCGCGGGGGCGATTCCCGGCGCGTTGCTCGCCGTCGCCCTCGATACGGGTCTCGCGCTCGTCGAACGCCATCTCGGGGGGACGGGGAGCGCGGACGGCGTCCCGGCCGCGGGGTGA
- a CDS encoding helix-turn-helix domain-containing protein → MSVIAEFSIDSAEFVLGEVLATDPEVRIELERVVPASRRVMPFFWAVGEGRKTFEREVRNSEYVRSLVPLDELTRQTLYKIEWSEEVESLIYGIAEVGATILEAQGDGDWFFRIRFDDHSGLAAFHNYCQRHDISFTLERVYTLEARDSAGFQFDLTDEQREAVVRAVEGGYFDVPRGVTLDDLAAGLGISRQAVSERIRRGVGKVLSSVAL, encoded by the coding sequence ATGAGCGTCATCGCCGAGTTCAGCATCGACAGCGCGGAGTTCGTTCTGGGCGAGGTGCTGGCGACGGACCCGGAGGTACGTATCGAACTCGAACGAGTGGTGCCGGCCTCCCGGCGGGTGATGCCGTTCTTCTGGGCGGTCGGCGAGGGCCGGAAGACGTTCGAACGGGAGGTCAGGAACAGCGAGTACGTCCGGTCGCTCGTCCCCCTCGACGAACTCACGAGACAGACGCTCTACAAGATCGAGTGGAGCGAGGAGGTAGAGAGCCTCATCTACGGTATCGCGGAGGTCGGAGCAACCATCCTCGAAGCGCAGGGTGACGGAGACTGGTTCTTCCGCATCCGATTCGACGACCACTCGGGGCTGGCGGCCTTCCACAACTACTGCCAGAGACACGACATCTCGTTCACCCTCGAACGGGTGTACACCCTCGAAGCCCGCGACAGCGCCGGCTTCCAGTTCGACCTCACCGACGAACAGCGCGAGGCAGTGGTCCGGGCGGTCGAAGGCGGGTACTTCGACGTCCCGCGCGGCGTGACCCTCGACGACCTCGCCGCGGGCCTCGGCATCTCCCGGCAGGCCGTCTCCGAACGCATCCGCCGCGGGGTGGGAAAGGTCCTCTCGTCGGTCGCCCTGTGA